GGGTCTGCGGCTCGACCCGGAATTCCTTCACGAAGGTGCCGTCGCAGCGGAAGACCTGGACCCGGTCGTTGGTGCGGTCGCACACGTAGACGAGGCCGTCGCGGGCGACCTGGATGCAGTGGACCGGGTTGCGGAACTGCCGGGGCAACGGCGCCGCCGGGTCGTAGGTCCCTTGCGCCTCGTCGGTGGGCGGCTCGCCGTAGGCGCCCCACATCCGCTTGAACGCCCCGGTCTCGGCGTCGAACACGATCACCCGGTGATTGAAGTAGCCGTCGGCGACGTAGAGCTCGTTCGTCTCCGGATCGACCTGCATGTTGGCCGGCTTGCCCAGCCGCGTGGTGTCGCGGCTGTTCGTCTGCGGGCCGGACTTGCCGATCTGCATCACGAAAGTGCCGTCCCGGGTGAATTTCAGGATCTGCCCGTCCTGCTCGCCGTTTCCGGCGAGCCAGACGAAGCCCTTGTGGTCGATGTGGATGCCGTGCTCGTTCTGCGGCCAGTCGTAGCCCTGGCCCGGTCCACCCCAGGACTTGATGAGATTGCCCTCCTGGTCGAAGACCAGGACCGGCGGGGCGGGGACGCAGCAGCGGGTGCGCGGCGGGTTGAGGCTCGCGGCCTTCTCGTCGTCGGTGAGCGTGCGCGGGCGCTGGATCACCCAGACGTGGTCCTGGGCATCCACCGCGACGCCAGCGGCCTGGCCCATGATCCAGTTGTTCGGCAGCGGCTTCGGCCAAGCCGGATCGACCCGGAACGCCAGCGGCTCCTCGGCCCGGACGGGCGCCGCACAGGGCGCCGCGCAGGCGAGGGCGACGAGGACGGCGATCCAGCGCATAGGTCTTCCTCCCGGTATCGTTGTTGCCGACACTGTAGAAGAGGACGGCCCGGCCGCGCCAGCGCTCTAGGCTCGAGAATCGCGCCAGCGCTCAAGCCTGGTGCACCGCGCCGGCGCTCACCCCTGGAGCGCGCGCCGGACCGCGAGCGCCGCGCAGGCGACGAGGAGCGCCGCCAGGACGAGGCGGGCGAGGCGCCCGGCGCGGGTGAGGCGCGCCCGGCAGGACGGCCGCCCCAGCACGAGGCCGAGAAGGCCGAACCACGTCGCCGCCATGCAGAACACCGCAGCTCCCGCCAGCGGCACCGCCGCCCGGTCGGGATGGGCCAGGAAGAAGCCGGCGAAGAAGGCGAGGCTGACCGGGTTGGTCACCGCCGCCCCGAGCCCGAGGGCGAAGGTGCCGACGTCGCGCCCCGGCGCGAAGCGGGTCGGGTCGTCCGGCAGACCGGCCCGGCCGCTGGCCAGCCGGTAGGCGGCGCGCAGCATCAGGAGCACGAACAACGCCGTTCCGATCCCGGCGACGAAGCGCCCCGCCGGCAGCAGCGAGGCGCCGAGGCCAGCCAAGGCCGCCGCCAGGCCGGCCCCGCAGGCGACGCCCAGGGCGGCGACGACCGGGCCGCGCCCGGGCGCCGCGACGCTCGCCCGCAGCACCACCAGCAGGTTGGGTCCGGGCGAGGCGAGGACGGGAGCATAGGCGGTGAAGAGCGGCCCCAGCAGGGCGGGCCACGCATCGGCGTCGAACATCCGGCATCCCCCCGGCGCACGCGGCGCCGCTCGGGTGCCATAAAGATGCCAAAACCCGGCGCCGCGCGTCCTCCGATTGAAGGAGGCGGCGTGCGCTGGCGCACGGTTCGACGAAGTCGAACGCAAGGTTTGCATCAGTCGAGAGGTGCTCGACCCGCCGCCCGGGCAGGCGACGGACAATCCGGCCCCGGGACCGCGGCCTCAGGAGGTGCGACGCGCAAAAGGAAGCGGCGGCAGGGTCTCCCCTGCCGCCGCCTGTTCACACCGACTCGATGCGCTTAGCGCCGTCGCGTTAGCGCCGCTCGGTGCCCATCGGCTGACGGACCGGGGGCAGTTCGTCCTCGATGCCGACATGACGCTCGCGGGTGGTGCCGGGCAGGCCGGCATCGACCGACTGGGTGGTCGGCGGAGCGCCGGCCGCGAAGGGCATGCCGCCGGTGTTGAGGCCCGTGGTGGTGCTGCCGGCAGCACCCACCGCCGACGAGCCGCCGGCGACCGCCGCCGGGTTGGTCAGCGAGGGAGCGGTCTCGTCGTGACGGCCGGTCCAGCCCTCCTGGCGCCAGCCGCGAGTGCGGTCGTCGATGTCGACCGAGCCGTGCTCCTTGAGGATGCTGGCGACCCGGTCCGCATGGGCGTCGTCCGCCCGCACGGTGACCAGGGTGCCGCCGCGACGTACGCCTTCGGCGTAGGTGTGGGCGTGCTCCTCGCTGAGACCCGCACCGGTCAGAGAGCCGATCAGGCCGCCCGCCGCCGCGCCGACGCCGGCGCCGGTGACCGTCGCGACGAGCCAGCCGGCGGCGACCACCGGGCCGACGCCCGGGATGGCGAGCAGGCCGAGGCCGGTGAGCAGGCCGGCGCCGCCGCCGAGCACGGTGCCGAGCGAAGCGCCGGCGCCGGCGCCGTTCGAGGCGTCGTGCGCGGTCTCGCCGGTCGTGGTGGTGCCGGTCGTGGTGGCGTCACGCGTTCCGATGTGGCCCGAATAGCGGTCGCCCTGATTGTTGGCCACGATGCTGATGTCGGAATGCGGCACGCCGGCCGCCTCCACCTTGCGCACCGCCGCCGAAGCGTCGTCGTAGCTGTCGAACAGGGCCGAGATGGTACGGGTCGCCATGGGCGTCCTCCTCAAGTTTCGAGCGGGGGAATGCGGGGCCTAAATCCAGTTATCGAGCGGTCGAGACGTTGCCCTTGAAGTCGAGGCCGACCATCACGGTGTTGCCGGACTGCATGGCCTGGCCGCGCCAGATGCCCTGGTCGTCCTTCTTGAGGTCCTTCACGTCCTTGAAGCCGGCCTGCTCCATGCGGCTGCGGGCCTGGGCTTCGGTGAAGCTGTTGGCGCCGGGCTCGAGCTTGGCGTTGGTGGCGACCGTGCCCGTCGTGCCCGGGTTGCTCTTGTCCATCATGTCGGTGTTGGGCCGGGTCACCGCCTCCTGGCCCTGCGAGTGGGTGCTGGGCTTGGCGTCGCGGGCCGGGTCGCCCGTCACCGTGGTCTGCGCCTGCGCCGCGCCGGCGCCGAGCATGCCGAGGGCCGCGAGGGTGATGAGGGTCTTGCGCATGGTCTCCTCGAACCTTGTCCGATTGATCGATGCCTTCTCAATCGTTGCAGGGCGGCTTGGTTCCGCAGGAGTAACGTTGAACCGAATACGGTCTCCGCATTTGGCGGAAGCTCGTGCGGAGCTTGACCGTTCAGAAGAGAACATTTGTTTTTCGTGTGTATCGCGTCGCACAAAAATGGAACGCGACGATTGTTCCCGCCGGAAACTGAACATTCCTTATTGTGCGGCGCACCAGGGCGCCGGCCCGATCGCTGCGGCAGGCGGCCGGGGGCGTCGTTAACCGTTCCCTAACCATGCACCCGGCAGTTATTGCCGGGTCGACGGGAAGGTGGAATGGCGATGAGCGAGACGGGGGCAATCGGCGTTGGCCGCATCTTCGCCCTGCCGACGCGGGCGGACCTGATGGCGCTGACGCGCCGCAGCGACCTCGTGCTCGCAGTCTCGGTGCTCGCCATCCTGGTCGTGCTGATCTTCCCGCTGCCGGCCCTGCTGCTCGACCTCCTGCTCGCGATCTCGATCATCCTGTCGGTCCTGATCCTGATGACCGGGCTGTTCATCGAGAACCCGCTCGAATTCACGGTCTTCCCGACGGTGCTGCTCATCACCACGATGCTGCGGCTGGCGCTCAACCTCGCCTCGACGCGGTTGATCCTCGGCCACGGCCACGAGGGCACGGCGGCGGCCGGCCACGTCATCGAGGCCTTCGGGCACTTCGTGATGGGCGGCAACTTCCTGATCGGGATCATCGTCTTCGCGATCCTGATCATCGTGAACTTCGTCGTCATCACCAAGGGCTCGGGGCGCATCGCGGAAGTGGCGGCCCGCTTCTCCCTCGACGCGATGCCGGGCAAGCAGATGGCGATCGACGCCGACCTCTCGGCCGGGCTGATCGACGAGAAGACCGCCCGGACCCGGCGCCAGTCGCTGGAGGACGAATCCTCGTTCTTCGGCGCCATGGACGGTGCCTCGAAATTCGTGCGCGGCGACGCGATCGCGGCGCTCCTCATCACCTTCATCAACGTGGTCGGCGGCATCATCATCGGCGTCGCCCAGCAGGGCATGACCTTCTCGGATGCGGGCAAGACCTACACCCTGCTCACCGTCGGCGACGGCCTCGTCAGCCAGGTCCCGGCGCTGATCGTCTCGACAGCCGCGGGCCTGCTCGTCTCCAAGGCCGGCGTGCGCGGCGCCGCCGGCCGGGCGCTCGGGCGCCAGATCGCCAACTACCCGAAGGCGCTCGGCATGTCGGCCGGCGTGATGCTGCTGATCGGCTTCCTGCCCGGCATCCCGATGCTGCCCTTCCTGACGCTGGGGCTCGGCGCCGCCTACCTCGCCCGCCGCATCGCGCTCCTGCCGAAGCCCGCCGAGGACGAGGCGACCGGGGGCGCGCCCGGCGCCGACGGCGCCGTGGCCGGGCCCGGGGCACCGGCGAAGGAGGAGACCGCGGCCGACCTCCTCAAGCTCGACGACCTGAAGCTCGAGATGGGCTACGCGCTCCTCGCCCTCGTCAACGGGCCGGAGGGCCAGGACCGGCTCACCGACCAGATCCGGGCCCTGCGCCGGCAACTCGCCGCCGAGCTCGGCTTCGTGATGCCCTCGGTGCGCATCCTCGACAACGTCCAGCTCGACGCCAACACCTACGTGGTGCGGGTCAAGGAGATCGAGGCCGGCCAGGGCCAGGTCTTCCCGGGCCAGTTCATGGCGATGGACCCGATGGGCGGCCAGGTGCAGCTGCCGGGCCAGCACCTGATGGAGCCGACCTTCGGCCTGCCGGCGACCTGGATCGACGCGGCCCTGCGCGACGAGGCCCAGCTCAAGGGCTACACCGTGGTCGACGCCGCGACCGTGGTCTCGACCCACCTCACGGAAGTGATCAAGGCCCACGTCGCCGACCTCCTCAACCACGTCGAGGTGCACAAGCTCCTGAAGGAACTGCCGAAGGAGCACGGCGAGCTCCTCAAGGAGGTGGTGCCGGGCCAGATCGCCACCACGGGCATCCAGCGGGTGCTGCAATACCTGCTCGCCGAGCGGGTCTCGATCCGCGACCTCGGCACCATCGTCGAGGGCATCGCCGAGGTCGCCGGCCACATCAAGAACCCGCGCGACATCGTCGAGCACGTCCGCGCCCGCCTCGGCCGCCAGATCTGCGCCCAGTACCAGGGCCCGGGCGGCGTCCTGCCGATCATCACCCTGTCGCCGGCCTGGGAGAGCGCCTTCATGGAGGCGATCGTCGGCCACGGCGACGAGCGCCACCTGGCGATGCAACCCTCGAAGCTGTCCGACTTCGTCACCACGGTGCGTGACCGCTTCGAGGAGGCGGCGCGGCTGGGCGAGATGCCGGTCCTCGTCACCTCGGTCCAGGCCCGGCCCTTCGTGCGCTCGATCATCGAGCGCTTCCGGCGCGAGACACCGGTGATGAGCCAGGCCGAGATCCACCCGCGGGCCCGGCTGAAGACCGTCGGGTCGGTCTAGAGCATCGCCCCCGACGCCCCCTGCATCCGGCCGACCCCTGAGGCACAGCCGTCTCATCGCCATCAAATCTTGAACGATTTTAAACTACGTCATGCAGGCCTGAGCCGGGACGCCGCCTCCACTTGCCGCTCGCGGCCCAGGCTCAGTTATTCGTCAGATTAGATACTCCCCAGCTGTTTAATCCCATCCGGGTGGCCCGTCGCGATCGCTCCGAAAGCGGTAGGGGGCGACTTACTCCTCCCCTGGAGTGCGGGCCGCTCCTCGGCCCTTTGCGCTCGTTCGATTTGCCGCACCCTGGTCTAGCCTTCGCGGCGCAACATGCGATCGGGGAGCACATCAGGTGGCGAGCATCGGCATCGTCGGCACGGGATTCGTGGCCGATTACTACATGCGCTCCCTGGCGACGCTGCCGGAGGTGACGGTGGCCGGGGCCTGGGACATCGACCTCGACCGGCTGCACGCCTTCCGCAAGTACTGGCGCGTCCCGGCCGCCACGAGCCTCGACGACCTGATCGGCCGGCGGCCAGACCTGATCCTCAACCTGACCAATCCGGGCTCGCACTACGCCGTCAGCCTGGCCTGCCTGGAGGCCGGGCTGCCGGTCTACTCGGAGAAGCCCCTCGCCACCCGGCTCGACGACGCCCGCCACCTGCACCGGGTCGCGACCGAGCGGGGCGTGATGCTCGCCTCGGCGCCGTGCAGCGCGCTGGGCGAGAGCGCCCAGATCCTCTGGAAGGCCCTGCGCGAGCGCGTCATCGGCACGCCGCGGCTGGTCTATGCCGAGATCGACGACGGCTTCCTGATCCGCGCGCCGCACGAGACCTGGCGCAGCGAATCCGGCGCGCCCTGGCCGGTGCAGGACGAGCTGGCGGTGGGCTGCGCCCTCCAGCATGCCGGCTACTACCTGACCTGGCTGATCGCGATGTTCGGCTCGGTGACCCGGGTCTCGGCGGCCTCCGCCGAGGTGCTTGGCCTGACCCTCGCGGAGGGGGCGGCGGCGGCGCCCACCTATGCCTGCGCCTCGCTGTTCTTCGAGAGCGGGGTGGTCGCCCGCCTGACCTGCTCGGTGGTGGCGCCGCACGACCACTCGCTGCGGATCTTCGGCGACGACGGCATCCTGGAGGTGGGCGAGTGCTGGTCGAACGACGCCGCCGTGCGGGTGCGGCGCCGGCACGTGGTGCGCCGCCGCCTGATCGACTCTCCCCTCACCCGCCGCCTGCGCCCCGGACGACCCACCCACGCCAAGGTCGGGCGGAAGGGCGCGACGGCGATGAACTTCGCCCTCGGGCCGCAGGAGATGCTGGCGGCGAAGGCGGAAGGCCGCGCGAGCCGCCTCGACGCCGACCTCGCGCTGCACCTGACCGAGGTGGCGCTGGCGATCCAGAGCGCCGGCGACGGCACCGGCCACCAGGTGATCGCCTCCCGGGCCGGCGCCGCGGCGCCGATGCCGTGGGCCATGGGAGGATTGGGCGATGGGAGGATAAGGGGGTGATCGGGCTGACGGCGCCCGTCCGGCATGCGAAAGGAAGCCTCAACCACAGGAGGATCCCGCGATGCCGCTCTACGCCCTCGACACTGTCAGCCCGGTCGTGCCGGACGACGGCAGCGCCTGGATCGCCCCCGACGCGCACGTCATCGGCCGCGTGCGGCTCGGCCGCGAGGTCGGGGTGTGGTTCGGCGCGGTCATCCGCGGCGACAACGAGCCGATCACGGTCGGCGACCGCACCAACATCCAGGAGGGCGCGGTGCTCCACACCGATGCGGGCTTCCCGCTCACCCTCGGCTCGGGGATCACGGTCGGCCACGGCGCCATCGTGCATGGCTGCACGATCGGCGACGACACGCTGATCGGGATGGGCGCGACGATCCTCAACGGGGCGAAGATCGGCCGCAACTGCCTCGTCGGCGCCAACGCGCTCGTCACCGAGGGCAAGGAATTTCCCGACAACAGCCTGATCGTGGGCGCCCCCGCCAAGGCGGTGCGGGTGCTCGACGAGACGGCGGTGGCGGGCTTGCGCGCCTCGGCCGAGCGCTACGTCGCCAACGCCAAGCGCTTCGCGCAAGGGCTGCGGCGGGTCGACTGAGCGGCGACGCGGGCTTCAGGCCGCCGCGGTCTCGGCGCCGGGCGCCTCGCCGGTCTTCTCGGAGGAGGCGTGCTCCACGAAGGTGTGCTCGGCGAACTGCTCGATCGGGCCGGGGCGGCCGAGGAGATAGCCTTGCGCCTCGTGGCAGTTCTCGGCGCCGAGGAAGGCCAGCTCGGCCGAGGTCTCGACTCCCTCGGCGAGGACCGGCAGCCCGAGGCCTCTCCCTAAGCCCAGCACCGCCCGCATGATCGCGGCGGTCTCCCGGTTGACGTCGACGGCGCGGATGAACGACCGGTCGATCTTGATCTTGTCGAACGGGAAGGCGCGCAGGTTCGACAGCGACGAGTAGCCGGTGCCGAAATCGTCCATCGCGATCCGCACCCCCATCGCCTTGACCCGCCGGAGCGCGGACAGCGCCCGGACCGGGTCGCGCACGAGCGCGGTCTCGGTGATCTCGAGTTCGAGGCGGGCGGGAGCCAGCCCGGTGGTGAACAGCACCTCGTGCACCAGCTCCGAGAAGCCGGGAGCGTGGAGCTGCACCGCCGAGACGTTGACGGCGATGCGCAGGGGCTTCGTCCACGACGCGGCCTCGCGGCAGGTCTCGCGCAGGACCCACTCGCCGATGCCGAGGATGCTGCCGGTCTCCTCCGAGATCGGGATGAACAGGTCGGGCGGGACGGTGCCGCGCTCCGGATGGTGCCAGCGCAGGAGCGCCTCGAACCCGACCACGACGCCGCTGTCGATCGCCATCTGCGGCTGGTAGACGATCCGCAACTCGCCGCGCTCGACGGCGTGGCGCAGGTCGTGCTCCATCGAGCGCCGGTCGCGGATCTGCGCCGCGAGGACCGGCTCGAAGAACCGGTGCACGCCCCGTCCGTGGTTCTTGGCGCAGTAGAGCGCGGCGTCGGCGTGGTTGAGCAGGGTCTGCCCGTCCTCCGCGTCGGTCGGGCAGAGGGCGATACCGATGCTGGTCGCCAGGATCGGGCCGCTCCCCGCCCGTTGGTTGCCCTCGCGGATCACCCGCAGCACCTCCTCGGCGATCCGGCCGGCCTCGTCCCGCTCGACGTCGGGCAGGAGGATCGCGAACTCGTCGCCGCCGAGGCGCGCCATCAACTGCCGCGGCCCGAGCACCGGCGCGACCCACCGCGCCAGGGCCTGGAGCAGCCCGTCGCCCATGGCGTGACCGTAGAGGTCGTTGACGTCCTTGAACCGGTCGAGGTCGAGGCAGAGCACCGCCACCAGCCGGCCGCCGGCCCGCGCCCGGACGATCTCCTCGTCGAGGCGGGCGCGGAAGGTCGCGCGGTTCGGCAGGCCGGTCAGGGTGTCGTGGTGGGCCAGGAACTGGATGTCGCGCTCGGCCTGGCGCCGCGCCCGCAGGTCGCGCACGGCGATCGCCCGGCAGGGCCGGTTGCCGAGCGGCCGGCGGATCACGTCGACCGGCAGGGGCTCGCCCTCCGCGCCGACGAGCTCGGCCTCGACCACCTGGCCGTCCGGACCGGCATCGAGCCGCGCGACCACCGCAGCGGGCAGGATGTCGCCGATCGGCCGGCCGATCAAAGCCGCCGGCGCCCGGCCGATCAGCTCGGCGAGGCTGGAATTGACGGTGACGATGCGCCCGCCCTCGCAGATCGCGATGCCCTCGACCGCGGCGTCGGCGAGGCTGCTCATCAGGTCCTGCGATTCGCGCCGACGCCGCACCCGGCCGTCGAGGGTCTGGCCGAGGAAGACGAGGACGAGCAGCGTCAGGCTGGCGAAGCCGAGCGAGGCGGCGTACTCGCCGTCGAGGACGGCCGGGCGGAGCCCGCCGCCGGCCGCCACGAGGCCGACGGCGTGCGGCAGCAGCGCGGCGCAGGACAGGAACAGGGCCCCGGCGGCGCGGCTCGCGGGATTCTCCTTCAGGCTGCACGACAGGGCGAGGCCGGACAGCCCCATCCCGGCGGCGGCGGAGAGCGCGAGGCCCGCGACCCAGGCCGGTCCGCCCGCCCCCGGCAGGCTCGCCGAGACCGCGGCGGCGACCGCCGCCAGCCCTAGGCCGATCAGGACCCCGCCGAGGGTCCGGGCGATGCGCCGGGGCGCCGAGACCGCGGCCCGCAGGCCGCCCCCGGCCAGCAGCACCATGAGGACGAGGCCGAGCAGCAGGGTCTCGCTCCCGCGCAACAGCTCGGCGGCGGGGCGGATCGAGGCCTGGGCGATGAACTGGCTCGCCCACAGCCCGAACCCGCCGGCGATGCCGGCGGCCGAGATCCAGATCCCCCGGCTCGAGCCGCTGGTGGCGCGGGCGTGCTGGAACAGGTCGATCATCGTGATCGCCGACAGGACGCCGATCAGCAGCGACAGGCCGATGAGCCGCCCATCGTGCAGGGCGAGCAGGGTTTCGGCGGTCTGCAGCATGAGAGGTTCGGGTCCAGCCTCGGCTCCCGGCACCGTGGCGGGAAGCCGGTTGCGAAGCGGTAAAACACATCGGGGGATTCGGCCGCTCCGGCGCGAACCGCACAGAATTGCACCGGTTAGGTTGGGTCAGCGGGGGCCGATCTTCGATCGTCGGGACCGATGGACGCTTGGGCAGGACCGAAGTCTCGTCCTGCCGCGGCCGGCGCATGCCCCAGAGGAAGCCCGCACCGGCTCGCCCCCGGGAACGCACGAGACCGCTCAGTCCTCTGCGAGCCGCAGCCGCGTGATCGCGCAGCCCCGCGCCACGAGGTCGGCCGGGGCGAGGTCGGGAAACAGGCCGGCGTAGCGGCGCACCAGGGCCGCCGCCAGGGCGTCGGCGTCGCGGATCGCCGGCAGCGAGGCGCGAAACAGTGCCGGCGGCACCGCCTCCACCGGCACGCCCTGGCGCACCGCCACGCACAGGCCGGTGCGGAACCGGGTCGGGTCGAGGACCGGCAGTTCCTCGGCCCCGCCCGGCCGGCGCCGGCCGGCCTGCCGGATCGGCAGCAGGGCGTAGCGCAGGCCGGCGCGGTTGATCGTGCGCTCCAGGTTGAAGTGGACGAGGTCGCAGCCGACCCGGGCCAGACCCGAAAAATCCTCCTCGTGCAGGCGGATCAGCGCGTCGACCCCGAGCGACGCGGCGAGGTCGGCGACCGCGACGACGCGCGATCCGGGGCCGTCCGCCACGGCGACGTGACGGCTGTTCGAGATCGGCAGCGGCATCGACTTACCGGAACGGCGGCTCGTCGAAGCTGCGCAGCTTGCGCGAGTGCAGGCCGTGGCGGTTGCGCCGCAGGGAATCGAGGGTCGCAAGGCCGATCAGCAGATGCTCGCCCACCGCCCGCTCGTAGAAGGCGTTGGCGGCACCCGGCAGCTTGATCTCGCCGTGCAGCGGCTTGTCGGAGACGCAGAGCAGCGTGCCGTAGGGCACCCGGAGACGGTAGCCCTGCGCCGCGATGGTGCCGCTCTCCATGTCGACGCCGATCGCCCGCGACAGGTTGATCCGCCGCCGCTCCTGCGACCAGCGCAGCTCCCAGTTGCGGTCGTCGTAGGTGACGACCGTGCCGGTGCGCAGGCGCTGCTTCAGCGCCTCGGCCCGCTCGCCGGTGACGCTGGCGGCGGCCTCCTGCAGCGCCACCTGCACCTCGGCGAGCGCCGGGATCGGCACGTCGGGCGGCACCAGCTCGTCGAGGATCCGGTCGCGGCGCAGGTACCCGTGGGCGAGCACGTAGTCGCCGATGGTCTGCGACTGGCGCAGGCCCCCGCAATGGCCGACCATCAGCCAGCAATGCGGCCGCAGGACCGCCAGGTGATCGGTGATCGTCTTGGCGTTGGAGGGACCGACGCCGATATTGACGAGGCTCGTTCCCTGGCCGTCCCGGGCGACGAGGTGGTAGGCCGGCATCTGGAACCGGTGCCAGGGCGAGGCGGCGATCAGCGCGTCGGCCTCGGCGCCGGCGGCCTCCCCGGCCTCGACCGCGACGCCGCCGGGCAGGACCAGGCGGGCATAGCGCTCGGGCTCGGCGGCGAGCGCCTTCAGGCCGACCCGCACGAACTGGTCGACGTAGCGGTGGTAGTTGGTGAGCAGGATCCAGGGCTGGATCTGGCGCCAGTCCGCCCCGGTGTAGTGCACGAGGCGGCGCAGCGAGTAATCGACCCGTGGCCCGTCGAACAGGGCGAGCGGCCGCGGCTCGTCGCCGGCCTCCAGCCACAGGCCGTCGGCGATCTCGTCGCCGACGCTGGACAGCATCGGGGTCGGGAAGTAGCGCGCGAGGTCGCTCGAGGTGACGCCGCGGGCGAGCTCGGCGCCCGGCT
This is a stretch of genomic DNA from Methylobacterium sp. 17Sr1-1. It encodes these proteins:
- a CDS encoding LysE family transporter: MFDADAWPALLGPLFTAYAPVLASPGPNLLVVLRASVAAPGRGPVVAALGVACGAGLAAALAGLGASLLPAGRFVAGIGTALFVLLMLRAAYRLASGRAGLPDDPTRFAPGRDVGTFALGLGAAVTNPVSLAFFAGFFLAHPDRAAVPLAGAAVFCMAATWFGLLGLVLGRPSCRARLTRAGRLARLVLAALLVACAALAVRRALQG
- the flhA gene encoding flagellar biosynthesis protein FlhA; translated protein: MSETGAIGVGRIFALPTRADLMALTRRSDLVLAVSVLAILVVLIFPLPALLLDLLLAISIILSVLILMTGLFIENPLEFTVFPTVLLITTMLRLALNLASTRLILGHGHEGTAAAGHVIEAFGHFVMGGNFLIGIIVFAILIIVNFVVITKGSGRIAEVAARFSLDAMPGKQMAIDADLSAGLIDEKTARTRRQSLEDESSFFGAMDGASKFVRGDAIAALLITFINVVGGIIIGVAQQGMTFSDAGKTYTLLTVGDGLVSQVPALIVSTAAGLLVSKAGVRGAAGRALGRQIANYPKALGMSAGVMLLIGFLPGIPMLPFLTLGLGAAYLARRIALLPKPAEDEATGGAPGADGAVAGPGAPAKEETAADLLKLDDLKLEMGYALLALVNGPEGQDRLTDQIRALRRQLAAELGFVMPSVRILDNVQLDANTYVVRVKEIEAGQGQVFPGQFMAMDPMGGQVQLPGQHLMEPTFGLPATWIDAALRDEAQLKGYTVVDAATVVSTHLTEVIKAHVADLLNHVEVHKLLKELPKEHGELLKEVVPGQIATTGIQRVLQYLLAERVSIRDLGTIVEGIAEVAGHIKNPRDIVEHVRARLGRQICAQYQGPGGVLPIITLSPAWESAFMEAIVGHGDERHLAMQPSKLSDFVTTVRDRFEEAARLGEMPVLVTSVQARPFVRSIIERFRRETPVMSQAEIHPRARLKTVGSV
- a CDS encoding Gfo/Idh/MocA family oxidoreductase; amino-acid sequence: MASIGIVGTGFVADYYMRSLATLPEVTVAGAWDIDLDRLHAFRKYWRVPAATSLDDLIGRRPDLILNLTNPGSHYAVSLACLEAGLPVYSEKPLATRLDDARHLHRVATERGVMLASAPCSALGESAQILWKALRERVIGTPRLVYAEIDDGFLIRAPHETWRSESGAPWPVQDELAVGCALQHAGYYLTWLIAMFGSVTRVSAASAEVLGLTLAEGAAAAPTYACASLFFESGVVARLTCSVVAPHDHSLRIFGDDGILEVGECWSNDAAVRVRRRHVVRRRLIDSPLTRRLRPGRPTHAKVGRKGATAMNFALGPQEMLAAKAEGRASRLDADLALHLTEVALAIQSAGDGTGHQVIASRAGAAAPMPWAMGGLGDGRIRG
- a CDS encoding gamma carbonic anhydrase family protein, giving the protein MPLYALDTVSPVVPDDGSAWIAPDAHVIGRVRLGREVGVWFGAVIRGDNEPITVGDRTNIQEGAVLHTDAGFPLTLGSGITVGHGAIVHGCTIGDDTLIGMGATILNGAKIGRNCLVGANALVTEGKEFPDNSLIVGAPAKAVRVLDETAVAGLRASAERYVANAKRFAQGLRRVD
- a CDS encoding EAL domain-containing protein — protein: MLQTAETLLALHDGRLIGLSLLIGVLSAITMIDLFQHARATSGSSRGIWISAAGIAGGFGLWASQFIAQASIRPAAELLRGSETLLLGLVLMVLLAGGGLRAAVSAPRRIARTLGGVLIGLGLAAVAAAVSASLPGAGGPAWVAGLALSAAAGMGLSGLALSCSLKENPASRAAGALFLSCAALLPHAVGLVAAGGGLRPAVLDGEYAASLGFASLTLLVLVFLGQTLDGRVRRRRESQDLMSSLADAAVEGIAICEGGRIVTVNSSLAELIGRAPAALIGRPIGDILPAAVVARLDAGPDGQVVEAELVGAEGEPLPVDVIRRPLGNRPCRAIAVRDLRARRQAERDIQFLAHHDTLTGLPNRATFRARLDEEIVRARAGGRLVAVLCLDLDRFKDVNDLYGHAMGDGLLQALARWVAPVLGPRQLMARLGGDEFAILLPDVERDEAGRIAEEVLRVIREGNQRAGSGPILATSIGIALCPTDAEDGQTLLNHADAALYCAKNHGRGVHRFFEPVLAAQIRDRRSMEHDLRHAVERGELRIVYQPQMAIDSGVVVGFEALLRWHHPERGTVPPDLFIPISEETGSILGIGEWVLRETCREAASWTKPLRIAVNVSAVQLHAPGFSELVHEVLFTTGLAPARLELEITETALVRDPVRALSALRRVKAMGVRIAMDDFGTGYSSLSNLRAFPFDKIKIDRSFIRAVDVNRETAAIMRAVLGLGRGLGLPVLAEGVETSAELAFLGAENCHEAQGYLLGRPGPIEQFAEHTFVEHASSEKTGEAPGAETAAA
- a CDS encoding AMP nucleosidase, which produces METVADPETAVDRLAALHAAATGSLRDALTRFLADGVPPDAAERLTFRYPELRLTYRPTGPMPRITRATAKFQGPGAYATTLTQPAHFRAYLLEQLRPLVQDYGATIEVGLSAQEIPYPYVVEPGAELARGVTSSDLARYFPTPMLSSVGDEIADGLWLEAGDEPRPLALFDGPRVDYSLRRLVHYTGADWRQIQPWILLTNYHRYVDQFVRVGLKALAAEPERYARLVLPGGVAVEAGEAAGAEADALIAASPWHRFQMPAYHLVARDGQGTSLVNIGVGPSNAKTITDHLAVLRPHCWLMVGHCGGLRQSQTIGDYVLAHGYLRRDRILDELVPPDVPIPALAEVQVALQEAAASVTGERAEALKQRLRTGTVVTYDDRNWELRWSQERRRINLSRAIGVDMESGTIAAQGYRLRVPYGTLLCVSDKPLHGEIKLPGAANAFYERAVGEHLLIGLATLDSLRRNRHGLHSRKLRSFDEPPFR